The following coding sequences are from one Sphingobium sp. Cam5-1 window:
- the lepA gene encoding translation elongation factor 4 — protein sequence MTNLSHIRNFSIIAHIDHGKSTLADRLIQRTGGLTDREMSAQVLDNMDIEKERGITIKAQTVRLDYVAKNGETYELNLMDTPGHVDFAYEVSRSLAACEGALLVVDAAQGVEAQTLANVYQSIEHDHEIVPVLNKIDLPAAEPEKVRAEIEEVIGLDASEAVLASAKSGIGIDDILEAIVAKIPPPKGDRNAPLEAMLVDSWYDPYLGVVILVRVVNGVIKKGQQIKFMIGETEHLIDRVGCMRPKIEQLPELGPGEIGFITAQIKDISQTRVGDTITTVKNPAANPLPGFKEVQPVVFCGLFPVDANDFEKLRDSISKLRLNDASFSFEMETSAALGFGFRCGFLGLLHLEIIQERLTREYDLDLITTAPSVVYEMHMKDGEVKHLHNPADMPDPNYIEMIEEPWIEAVIYCPDEYLGSILKLCQDRRGIQKNLTYVGGRAQVTYELPLNEVVFDFYDRLKSISRGYASFDYHQIGTREGDLVKMSILVNNEPVDALSMIVHRSAAEARGRHMCERLKDLIPRHLFKIPIQAAIGGKVIARETIAAMRKDVTAKCYGGDITRKKKLLEKQKEGKKRMREYGSVQIPQEAFIAALRMGDES from the coding sequence ATGACCAACCTTTCGCACATCCGTAATTTCTCGATCATCGCGCATATCGACCATGGCAAATCGACGCTGGCCGACCGGCTGATCCAGCGCACCGGGGGGCTGACCGACCGGGAGATGTCGGCCCAGGTCCTCGATAATATGGATATCGAGAAGGAACGGGGCATCACCATCAAGGCGCAGACCGTGCGCCTCGACTATGTCGCGAAGAATGGTGAGACATATGAGCTCAACCTCATGGACACGCCGGGCCATGTCGACTTTGCCTATGAAGTGAGCCGGAGCCTCGCCGCGTGCGAGGGCGCGCTGCTGGTCGTGGACGCGGCGCAGGGCGTGGAAGCGCAGACGCTGGCCAATGTCTATCAATCGATCGAGCATGACCATGAGATCGTGCCGGTGCTGAACAAGATCGACCTGCCCGCCGCCGAGCCGGAGAAGGTGCGAGCGGAGATCGAGGAAGTGATTGGCCTTGATGCGTCGGAAGCGGTGCTGGCGAGCGCGAAGTCGGGTATCGGCATCGACGATATTCTCGAAGCCATAGTCGCCAAGATCCCGCCGCCCAAGGGCGACCGCAACGCGCCGCTGGAAGCCATGTTGGTCGACAGCTGGTACGACCCTTATCTCGGCGTCGTCATCCTGGTCCGCGTCGTCAACGGCGTGATCAAGAAGGGGCAGCAGATCAAGTTCATGATCGGCGAGACCGAGCATCTGATCGACCGCGTGGGCTGCATGCGGCCCAAGATCGAACAGCTGCCGGAACTCGGTCCGGGCGAGATCGGCTTCATCACGGCGCAGATCAAGGACATCAGCCAGACCCGCGTGGGCGACACCATCACCACGGTCAAGAACCCCGCGGCCAATCCGCTGCCGGGCTTTAAGGAAGTGCAGCCGGTGGTCTTCTGCGGACTGTTCCCGGTCGATGCCAATGATTTTGAAAAGCTGCGCGATTCGATTTCCAAGCTGCGGCTGAACGACGCGTCCTTCTCCTTCGAGATGGAGACGTCGGCGGCGCTCGGCTTCGGCTTCCGCTGCGGCTTCCTGGGGCTGCTCCATCTGGAGATCATTCAGGAGCGGCTGACGCGCGAATATGATCTCGACCTCATCACCACCGCGCCGTCGGTGGTCTATGAAATGCACATGAAGGATGGGGAGGTGAAGCATCTGCACAACCCCGCCGACATGCCAGATCCCAACTATATCGAGATGATCGAGGAGCCGTGGATCGAGGCGGTGATCTACTGCCCCGACGAATATCTGGGTTCGATCCTGAAGCTCTGCCAGGACCGGCGCGGCATTCAGAAGAACCTGACCTATGTCGGCGGACGCGCGCAGGTGACTTATGAGCTGCCGCTCAACGAAGTGGTGTTCGACTTTTATGATCGCCTGAAGTCGATATCGCGCGGCTATGCGAGCTTCGACTATCATCAGATCGGGACGCGTGAAGGCGACTTGGTCAAGATGAGCATCCTCGTCAACAACGAGCCGGTCGATGCGCTGTCGATGATCGTTCACCGGAGCGCGGCCGAGGCGCGGGGGCGGCACATGTGCGAGCGGTTGAAGGATCTGATCCCTCGCCATCTGTTCAAGATTCCGATCCAGGCGGCGATTGGCGGCAAGGTGATTGCGCGGGAGACGATTGCGGCGATGCGCAAGGACGTGACCGCGAAATGCTATGGCGGCGACATCACGCGTAAGAAGAAGCTGCTGGAGAAGCAGAAAGAGGGCAAGAAGCGGATGCGGGAATATGGGTCGGTGCAGATCCCGCAGGAGGCCTTCATTGCGGCGTTGCGTATGGGGGATGAGAGCTAA
- a CDS encoding PH domain-containing protein — protein MMSDAWLYDEHPAMFRAHPFLFILLLISVVGLLAIGVWWLRTKGERLALSDREVLMERGLLAKQRTEIALSSIRSVRITQTFGQRIFDVGNVELFSAGDIAEIAVKSMPRPGRIRNIAASRNLDLLPQR, from the coding sequence ATGATGAGCGACGCCTGGCTGTATGACGAGCATCCTGCGATGTTTCGCGCGCATCCGTTCCTGTTCATCCTGCTGCTGATTTCTGTCGTCGGGCTGCTGGCGATTGGGGTCTGGTGGCTGCGGACGAAGGGGGAGCGGTTGGCGTTGTCCGACCGGGAGGTCCTGATGGAGCGCGGGCTGCTGGCCAAGCAGCGGACCGAGATCGCGCTGTCGAGCATTCGCAGCGTGCGCATCACGCAGACATTCGGCCAGCGCATCTTCGATGTCGGCAATGTCGAACTGTTCAGCGCGGGCGACATCGCGGAAATCGCGGTCAAGTCCATGCCCCGGCCGGGGCGCATCCGGAACATCGCGGCGTCGCGCAATCTGGATTTGCTGCCACAGCGTTGA
- a CDS encoding I78 family peptidase inhibitor encodes MRAAALMIPLLAAACTTADGQGPATTPATAQGPCRNDGLDRFVGQTASADLGTQLLEASGARTLRWGAPGMAMTMDFRPDRLTVSYDEKMTITSARCG; translated from the coding sequence ATGCGGGCAGCGGCGCTAATGATCCCCCTCTTGGCTGCGGCCTGCACCACGGCTGACGGACAAGGCCCCGCCACCACGCCAGCGACAGCCCAGGGGCCTTGCCGCAACGACGGCCTCGACCGTTTCGTCGGCCAGACCGCTAGCGCCGACCTCGGAACGCAACTGCTGGAAGCATCCGGCGCCCGCACCCTACGCTGGGGCGCCCCCGGCATGGCCATGACCATGGACTTCCGCCCCGATCGCCTCACCGTCAGCTATGACGAGAAGATGACAATCACCTCCGCAAGGTGTGGTTAG
- the rnd gene encoding ribonuclease D, which produces MQIHPLITDSKTLAQFCARIAKSPYIAVDTEFMRENSYWPDLCLVQVADSNEAAAIDPKAPGLDLSPLLDLMVDNEDVLKVFHAGGQDLEIIYNLTGRTPHPMFDTQIAAMALGLGEQIGYGNLVDAWLGVQLDKGARFTDWGRRPLDKRQIDYAIGDVTYLIQIFPMMLEELRKTGRGDWLDQEMERVCDPSNYVNEPQDAWKRVRIASRKADVLGRLKALAAWREIEAQDKNLPRGRIVKDETLADIASHPPRSQEDLGKVRGLSATWKTNDIGARLMAALGSHTPLDKDEMPERDPKRPGLGKDGALVADLLKLLLKIRSRDINVAARLLARSDDLDALAAGVRDDLSILEGWRYEQFGRDAVDLVEGRLAFAVKGGRLKMTRTE; this is translated from the coding sequence ATGCAAATCCATCCGCTGATCACTGACAGCAAGACACTCGCCCAATTTTGCGCCCGTATCGCCAAATCGCCCTACATCGCGGTCGATACCGAGTTTATGCGCGAAAACAGCTATTGGCCCGACCTCTGCCTCGTGCAGGTTGCCGACAGCAACGAAGCCGCCGCGATCGACCCCAAGGCGCCGGGTCTCGACCTTAGCCCCCTGCTCGACCTGATGGTCGACAATGAGGATGTGCTGAAGGTCTTTCATGCAGGCGGACAAGATCTTGAGATCATCTACAATCTGACCGGCCGGACCCCGCATCCGATGTTCGACACGCAGATCGCCGCCATGGCGCTCGGCCTTGGCGAGCAGATCGGCTACGGCAACCTTGTGGACGCATGGCTCGGCGTTCAGCTCGACAAGGGCGCGCGCTTCACCGACTGGGGACGCCGCCCGCTCGACAAGCGGCAGATCGACTATGCGATCGGCGATGTCACCTATCTGATCCAGATCTTCCCGATGATGCTGGAGGAACTGCGCAAGACCGGGCGGGGCGACTGGCTCGACCAGGAAATGGAGCGCGTCTGCGACCCCTCCAACTATGTGAACGAACCGCAGGACGCCTGGAAGCGCGTCCGCATCGCCAGCCGCAAGGCTGATGTGCTAGGCCGCCTCAAGGCGCTCGCCGCGTGGCGCGAGATCGAGGCACAAGACAAGAATCTTCCCCGTGGCCGCATCGTCAAGGATGAGACGCTGGCCGACATCGCCAGCCACCCGCCCCGCTCTCAGGAAGACCTTGGCAAGGTACGCGGCCTGTCCGCCACCTGGAAGACCAACGACATCGGCGCGCGGCTGATGGCGGCGCTCGGCAGCCACACGCCGCTCGACAAGGACGAGATGCCCGAACGCGATCCCAAGCGTCCGGGCCTCGGCAAGGACGGCGCGCTAGTCGCCGATTTGCTGAAGCTCCTCCTCAAGATCCGCTCGCGCGACATCAACGTCGCCGCCCGCCTCTTGGCCCGCAGCGACGATCTGGACGCGCTGGCCGCAGGTGTCCGCGATGACCTGTCGATCCTGGAAGGCTGGCGCTATGAACAATTCGGCCGCGATGCCGTTGACCTTGTCGAAGGACGCCTGGCCTTTGCGGTGAAGGGCGGCCGCCTCAAGATGACACGCACTGAATAG